TTTTAATGATGACAATATTTGTAGCAAAAATTTCAAAGGATTTAATACAAATCCAAGCCAAAATATTTTACTAGATTACTATCTTATTATCTTCTTAAAACTTGGGTTTGAGATTGTCATGTTGAATCATCTCTTCTAGAATCCTTTTTATCGTCTAATGACTGCCACTTATGTTTGTGCAATTTCTTATTTACTAGTAAAATTTTACAGACGGGGGCTTGAAGCTGTTAACTTTCCCTGGAATGgttatatcatttatttatagGTCTAATTGTATACGAAGTACTATTATTGAGGTGCGTTCGATAAAACTCTAGCCGATGCTGTTTAGGGGTGtgtaaaaaaatcagaaaatcgaataaaccaagaaaataaaaaaaaaattaaccgaaaaaaccgaaccgagaaaaAAACCCGATTATAATAGTTAGAAAAAATcccggtttggtttggtttggttttcggTTTTGTAATGCAGGAATCGGTTAACCcggaccgaaccgaaccggttcaaaaaaaacaatagtacTATAAATACCTTCCAAACCCATCTACAGTTCTCATTTCAGTCTCTTCTTCTAAGTTTCTAACCTAGCCGCCGCCCCCCCTCACTCCCTCCTGATTAAATCTTCATCTCCTATATTCTCTCCCACCTTCAGTCTCTTCTTCTAACCTAACAAACCTAGCCGCCGCCCCCCTCACTCCCTCTTGATCAAATCTTCATCTCTATTCTCTCCCATCTACAGATCTGCTTTGTAGTTTCTTGTTCTAACCCTAGCAAATCTAGCCGCCGCCCCCCTCCCTTTTGTTCAATCTCTCGTTCAGATCTTCATCTCTCCCATATAAAGATCTACTTTTTAGTTTCTTCTTCCAACCCTAGCAAACCCAGCCGCCCCCCCCTCCCTCTTGTTCAATCTCTCAATCAAATCTTCATCTCTCAATTATCTGTCTCTAAATCAAAACTAGCAGTCGTTCCTTCAAGTTCTTTGTCTCTCCAAGTTGGATGAAAATTTTGATGctttctattcattttttttttttttagtttttatcagttTATATTAACCTATTTTGTTAAACTTTTCAGGTGAACTATTCAAGAGAACAAGATGCACTTTTAATGTCTATGCTTGCGCGCCTTAatagttggtttttttctttgcagtTTCTTCTCACTTGGTTTCTGAGAAAATACAAGCAATAAAATGTTGAAGGCATTTGGTTtacttaacaataatattaaaacaacagtatctttccttttgttttgtttttgtgaatgTTGTGAAAGAGATAGTTGATgcgttttatttcaatttcaaggaCTCCTGCAGAttgtatttctttaattttatcagaGGCATTGTTTTCTTGGTTTGTGTTATTTGatgtgtaattttattttggattttgattagAGTTGATTGGTTTGAGAAAACCACTGGgtgcaaattaaaaatatttctccaGTCATTTGAGATAAATCCTGGTAAAGGAAAGTAAAACAATGAATATAGGTTTTTTATATCGATTATAAATTTACAAGCCTTTTAAATGACCCCATCAAAAGTcataaaaaagccaaaaaaattgaactggtttttctggtttttctctttaattaaccgaaccgaaaactggtcggtttgaaccggtttcgtttcggtttttttttttaaaaaaaaataaatttagtttggttatttttttagaagaaaaccGGACTGAACCGGAAATGCTCACCCTGTTGCTGCTACTGCTTTGCAGTTacaaaaaaaaggtataaacgAATTACATGTAAAGACAACCAGCCAATCTTTCAACTTTGAAGCCCACAGGAACTTCAGAAAACAATTTCAGGATAATCGCTGAACTTCCGTCAGGAAAATCTCTTAGCTTTCTTTTTgcgttctttctttttctatcaaataacaaaactcaACGATTTGCAAAAGGGCATCATCAAAGATTAAGGCAATCAGTAACCATAACCCTTCACAACAGTGACAGcagatcaaaattgaaaatcatttgCATCATTCAATCATGCTTTAAAAGCTCCAGCACAAGGTCAAAATATCCAACGGAAGAATTGGAATTCAAAAGGAAATTCTATGTTTAGCTTCCACCGTATTCTCGGTTTGAGCAGAAGTCATGTTTAATACTTCACAAGAACAGAAAGAATATTAATAGACGATAGTCCTGAGACATCCATCCTGGAATCAGCAATCCAGGTTCAGAAGGTCTTTGTGGAAATCTCACGGATACAAAGCTGTTTTGCGCATGAAAGGGCCCACGGGTGCAAGGCTGTTCACGTATGGCAAATACCTCACAAAACCATCAGTCCTGGCATCACTTACCCGTTCCATCTTATGTGCTCTTACATGATAAGCAATCACTTTCATCCCAAGAGCAATGATAATTGTGTCATCATTCACAAACGCCAAAGCCCGGCACTGTCCATCTACAAGATGACCCAAAACCTCAGAATGAAGAGGAATTACACGCCTCAGGCTCATGTCCATATTTCCGTAGACCTCAATTGACCATGCGTCATCATCTTTGTGAGGCAGAAGGTAGCACAACTCCCCCCGCAACTCTGTCAAAGCACCAGTCGGGTTGCTGCTAGGTGGGAGCCTGAGAATTCCATACTCTTCCTCTTTCAAATCGAAACCCAGAACTGCACCTGATTGGGTTTCCCAAAAGACAAATCCTCTGATGTAGAAACCATCGCCATTAAGAGGCAAAGCATCCAGCTCCAAGCACATAGCTGTGCATACTCTCCAAGAGTTTGTCCTTGAAGAGTATATTTCAAACAGAAGAGCTGCCCTATCTGGTAGAGTGACTGCACAGACAAGCTCATATTGCGCTCCAAATTTGAGTACATCAGGTTCAAAGGCAAGTGCTATGGCTGTTTCAGGTCCATGATATAAAGTTGGCTTTGGAACCACCCTCCATTCCTTAGTCACAGGGTTGCAAATGTAGTAAGCATCATCTCCAAGGCGGCTTTGGCAGCCAAGTAATCCATTGCAAGAGGTTCGGACGTCAATAGGTTCAGGCAAGAAACAGAGACTGGGGCTAGAAACGCCATAAGCAACTGGATTGAATGATATGAAGGAGGGACTCTCGCCAGGAAACTGACAGAAAAGACCAGAAACATGCTTGAAGTGGTTGGTCTGCttgtgggaaaaaaaaggaCTGTCTATCCACTTAAGCCACTCTTTAGAAACAGTTTTGAACCTGCATATTGACTTGGCTGGAAGGAAACAAAGAGCATACTGCCTAACAACATCTTCAATTTTTATGTCCTCCTGCTTTATGTGACCAGGAAATTGAGCACAGCTTTCTGAACTCTTGTAAAAACTGGACTTGTATGAACAACTTGGAATctgcaaacaaagaaaagaacagtTATGAAAGGATTTGCGAATGACGATGGAAAAGCTGAATTAATATCTAGTCTCCATAAAACCACCACAACGACAAGCAACATacaaaagaaagccttttttttttttttttgtaacaattAAGCATAAATGAAGAGACACATGTCAAGATCAGGAGGGACCACAAGGCTCAGGTAATGTAATCATACAAGAGTCGGGTGTTActgtgcttttcattttttttttcaaattaatttttttttatgtttttaaatcgttttggttttgattgctgatattaaaaaaaaaaaataaaaaaattaatttattttcaagcaaaaaacattttaaaaaacaattcactaTCACATTAACAAATACTATCTAATTATGACATGGAAtgtaaaaattaactaaattgatCACATGTCCAATTCCTTCTGacagaaaaataagttgaaactCATTTTATGCCCGAATCGGaacattcaaatataaaaagttagCAACGCTAGGAAGTTCAAACTACATGGATTGAAATGGAGCACTTATGAATCTATAGGGACTAAACAAAGCTTACTCTTTAGCCCCATCTCATAGCAGCAAATAAATACCCAAATAACCATGAGGGGTATAACCTAACTGGTCAGGTTCGAGGTTTGCTTTTTAAAGGTCATTAGTTCGAGTCCTACAAACCTCAAAGTCATTGAAgatttacatggtcattaattttaggGCTCGTGGGATTAGTCAAGGTGCGCATAAGTTGGTCCGAACAcctactttaataaaaataaataataaatactcaATCGAACTTCATAATATTTCATGCACTTACCACATCTTTTACCACCTACTTAACTCCCATCAGTATGAAGTATGGTTTCTTAGCTCATCCTTCGATTTATAATGGAAAAATTTCCATGTATCATTAGTGAAGTGATGGAAAACAAAAGGCCCCAAATAACCATGAGGGGTATAGCCTAACTGGTCAGGTTCGAGGTTTGCTTCTTAAAGGTCACTAGTTTGAGTCCTACAAACCTCAGAGTCATTGaaggtttacatggtcgttaactttagagCTTGTGAGATTAGTCAAGGTGCGCATAAGCTGGTCCGAACAcctactttaataaaaataaataataaatactcaATCGAACTTCATAATATTTCATGCACTTACCACATCTTTTACCACCTACTTAACTCCCATCAGTATGAAGTATGGTTTCTTAGCTCATCCTTCGATTTATAATGGAAAAATTTCCATGTATCATTAGTGAAGTGATGGAAAACAAAAGGCCTCAAACCAGGGcttgatattgaaaaataatttatgtttatctttgtagcccaagacaaaaaaaatttgtgactCCGCCCTTGATGACAATGACAATGCACTATTTCAAATCGATACTAAGCCCAAAATACTTGAGTCTGAAGTAAGCTACACTGTTTCAAACCATGTCTCCAAACTAGTTTAAAGGCCTTTTTTATCTCCACCTTCTAGCCAAGGCAATGTTAACTTTCTTAAGAAAAcagaaaccaaaagaaaagagacaCAACAGAAACCACGCAATTGTCATCAAGACATTACCATTACATCTAATAATAAGCTCAATGGAACATACCATGTCATGTGTGCCCTCATCATCTAGAAGGATGGGGTTATCATCGATTTCTTCCATGTGGTATTCCTCCAAATCAGCCATTATCTATGATCAAATGAAGCAGCCAATCAGTTCTAcgaaaaaggaagaaacaaataacatatacattcaaaaatataaacgataccaaaaatataagaacttttcattcttcaatacAAAGATGGTCTAATTTCATAGGTTTTCGTGTTTTTTTCTCATCACAGCCAGACCTTGAGTTAAACATCATCAATAACTTGCTTACGAATTCCAAAACTTCCTTCTGAGTTGAGCATATCAAAAGACAgcaaattttaaagaaatattcaaaCAGTGATGCACTTCAGAAGAACTTCTATTAGCAtgactttaatttaaaatcccAAATAACAGTTTAgcaaatcattgaaaaataattgaaagaaaataagatCATCACAGTTGATCAGggattcttgatttttgtttcttaatatAGAATAGAAAGGTGACGGAGAGGCAGCCGACATGACTCCAATTTTTTGCCTTTCATCacaactaagaaaaataaaataaggagaAAATGAATTTATCATCTTGAAGTACTATCAAGGAAACAAAATCAGtcaaaaaagtgaaaaataactTCACATACATTCACAAATCATATCAAGAAACTCCTACGAATTATCACAGTTGCTTTCTTGAATCCCGAGATTCCTTTCATTGCTCAACTAATCACGTTACAGAcacaaatttcaatttttgtcATTTCTTTCCCGTTCAcctgttttcatttctttgcttttctttttttttcccagaatCCAAACagataataacaaacaaaaaaaaaaatcaagaaacaaaacccaccataaaaaccctaaaactctaaaaagaaaacccgtaaaagcaaaaaatctgcaaaggaaagataaaataagaaaagaacaaaGCAAGTAAAACGCCAAAGAACAGAACTTGCCAAGTAAAGTAGTATTACAAAGTCTTTGAAACCCAAAAGAACAGTATCGATTAAACCCTTAATGTGTGTGTATCGCACTTTCACATTACAcaccaatgaaaaaataatcataaacaaAAGAGTCGAACTGATCACAAACCAAAAACACCAAAGAAAAAGTAACGTTTTacgggggaaaaaaaagaaacagagcaTCTAGAACAAGAAAGAAGTCGCACACAAACTAGAAtctcaataaaagaaaacagaaatcgatttatttcaaaaccctaacacgaaaccacacacaaaatgGAAAAAGAGAATCGCATTTTTTTCACATTGTACACCATTCAAAAACAAGATCACTATTGAAAACGAGAACCAGAAAATAGTTAgtgtaaaatagtaaaaaataaaaaataaaagaaaaaaatatcatgatttctttgaaacactaaaaaaaccacacacaaaatctaaaacaaaattcacgaaaaatcactaaaaaaatcacaaaacaaagaagatTGACCTTGGAAGCAAAGATGAATCGAGTTGATATAATTGTGGAAATAACAAAGAGAGAAGGATAGTTCTTACCTTTCAAAACCTTAAAAATGGCGAATTTGATTGCTCGGTTGACTTTTTATTTCTGTGAGAGAGAGAGCGGGAAGAGAGTGTCTCTGGAAAGGAAAAGTGGAAGTTGCCTGGAGTTTGCAGAGAAATTACGTGGTATTTGAGGGTTTATCGAAGGGAAAGAGTCTAATAGACACGTGGAATCTTTTGATTGACTCGAGTCAAGCTCTGGAGGTCGAGGTCGTACCTTGAACTACAAGTTTTCCAGCGTGGAGATGACGCCGTGAGAATTTGGATGGCGATAGCACAAAGGTCAACGTGGCTTCGGCCTCGAGATCATGCCACGTCAGGCTATTGTGTGGGGAATATGTGATTGTTCACAAAGCTAAAATAAAGAGTGTTTCGAGGGGCAACAATATTGCATGTAAAAGTTATATTAGCTAGCTATTATAGTTAATGGGTTTTACTAACTACAGAGCATGAATATGGTTGCTTTTACAACCTTTTTAAATGGTCGGtggtttaaattgaaaaattatttttgatatttttatattaaaaataatatttttaaaataaaaaaaatatcattttaaaataaaaataaccgctctgtatttataaatatcatttacaAGTGAGCTTATTGTTgtgtcattttatttattataataggtATGCATAGCTAAAGACTTGTTTCATTTTGTAGTCAAAATAcattattgagttttttttagctCACATGGAGGCTTTTGGACTTggaaaattaaatagaaacctaaaacattaaaaaaaaaacattgtatctATATGTCTTTAATTATTGTAGATTGTGATaatgaattgaaaattttattctttaaaaaactcttaataTAGCCTTTAAGGAGTAAAACAATCTTTTCTTTTGGTTCATTTTTCATTCTTGAATTGTTAAGGAAtatcttgttttttcattattctcCTACAccataaaatgtttttgtcaCCCTTAAAAGCAAATAATCATTTAACTATGGtctatgctcttttttttttttttttggatatttcaCTTTTTTGCTATAATATAATTACTCCATTACCATtggatttaaatttcaaaagcatgACTTGAGGGGCTAATTtgtaatttcaatatatatatatatatatatatatatatatatatatatatattgtaataatGTTTGGGTCTTAAGTATCGAGtgggatttaaaaaaacaaaaaaaagttgttgacaAGCACAGTTGACTCCaacatcaataaattatatCACTACGTCATTCGATTTATCTTGGCTTTCTCTTTTTCCATGTGTGACGCATGTAATTGTTGGATCTTTGATATatcaccataatttttttttctctttcctcctaaaaattcatgtttggccctccatatttttttatcagcctttcaagttatttttcttttgatttggtctcttttttttttttaattcatttctcaaattttattttgttttcaaccacatcctcctttaatttatttgtcaatcaaatataatcctcattattttaatttctttttttattattatttcagatagtttttttttgtttttttaatttcactttttcattttttttctcctttcatatttgatgttttcattttattttgttttttttttctttggttagtttttaaatttgattttttttttcaattttatcatttagcaTTAAATTGGCTAACAACTGAAATTCTTAATTGAActtgggttttcaatttcacatgtttgaaatttgaaatattaaactAGGTTTAAAAGATTCGTTTTGATCAATTAGTACGCGTTGAAGTAGTAAATCTACCGGTTTTTCCTATAATAACTTTCATACTCGCTCtcctttaattattataaattagccatttttttaattgatcgaggttaatggtgttttttttttttaagttgccATAATAACCAAAAATGCAAAACAACACTTAACTttggtctaagtttttttttttttttttaaatcacttttAAAGCTTGACTTCATGGGCTTAATCATCATCTTAGGGTCAATGTAGTCTTTTATTTAatgttgataataataaaaacatattttatattaaattggttCGGAAATAGAtttcataaatgatttttttccatgCTTTGTCTAGAGTTATCATGATCTTGACCAAACATCTATTTCAAGATTGATGCTCAAAATTGCGAGCATCTagtttttatcatataattaagtaaaaaatatttttttaaaaaaagtttatgaatTGAGTCATATGTAACTCATCCAATATATCATAGtctcaatattgttttttaaaaaattcttctttgttttttataagttgATCCATGCATTTTCCGGTCATTTAGATTTCCTTTTAACCCATTAAATGTGCTTATTCACACTGgttagtttttatattgtttaatcAGAAACTTGTGCTAGGAAAAAAGccgagtaaatttttttaaaaatttaccaaCTTGTCCAAGTCTAATAGTATTACCACAAGGTCCCTATACtctttccattatttttttatatatttttttataaaaataattcagcCCGCAGCAGGGCACTAGACAAGAAACCAGTGTGGTATGAATTTTGATCACCAAAAATTATGTGCTGGAAGCCAAAAATATGGCATGTGGAAGGTAAACAAATCTGAAACACATTTAACTAATTAAAGGTTCCTCATGTATTCATATTTAAATTGCATTTCATTACTATATCCGGATAAAATTGATGGAGACGATGAGATTTATGAGATATAGAAGAAATGTCTTTTTATACTTTATtcattccaaaaatattttagagaagatttattttgtatttatctaTATCTTTATgattaaacatgtttttgtgTCTTTATATCTTTTATCATACAACACTAACTAAATgcaatttaagaaatattttgagCAAAAGTAtactaatttgaaaattaaaagtcTACTTAGATTTGAGAATTGAAAGttacttatttaaaaatcagTAATTACTATATTGGTGTGCTGCGAATTGGACTGGgtaatttttttccaacataaaaaaaaatattgaggaaaTGTTAGCATGTTTTAAGAAGTAAGAAAACCTCGAAACCCATGTCATTGGCTCAAATTGGCTCAACAAAcatgaataatttaataatataatttttttttaaaaaaaaaaaagcaattacaGTAAATAAAccaaactaatatatatatatatatatatataatgatcaaCTCAAGAAATGAACGTTTgccaatattataaaaatatatttttctaatattttatgacaaaataaaaatttaataaaaatgtaataatCCCATAGAAAGCATGatgaaaaaaatctcaaatctcaattcctaacaaatcaaatgttaaa
This Populus alba chromosome 7, ASM523922v2, whole genome shotgun sequence DNA region includes the following protein-coding sequences:
- the LOC118063285 gene encoding F-box protein At5g49610 encodes the protein MADLEEYHMEEIDDNPILLDDEGTHDMIPSCSYKSSFYKSSESCAQFPGHIKQEDIKIEDVVRQYALCFLPAKSICRFKTVSKEWLKWIDSPFFSHKQTNHFKHVSGLFCQFPGESPSFISFNPVAYGVSSPSLCFLPEPIDVRTSCNGLLGCQSRLGDDAYYICNPVTKEWRVVPKPTLYHGPETAIALAFEPDVLKFGAQYELVCAVTLPDRAALLFEIYSSRTNSWRVCTAMCLELDALPLNGDGFYIRGFVFWETQSGAVLGFDLKEEEYGILRLPPSSNPTGALTELRGELCYLLPHKDDDAWSIEVYGNMDMSLRRVIPLHSEVLGHLVDGQCRALAFVNDDTIIIALGMKVIAYHVRAHKMERVSDARTDGFVRYLPYVNSLAPVGPFMRKTALYP